The DNA sequence GGTTTGACTTTCAGCTTAACAAAAAAAAACACTGAACCTACGCAGCTTCAGAGCCGAAGGCGAAGAAAAGCTGCGTCGTGAAGTGTCCACGGCTTCAAGATGGCTCTGCAAAATTGATCTGAACGAGGGGTGGAACAGTGCTTTGCACGGCCCCCCGAGGAAGATCGGTTTGGCTTGCCAGATTGAAGCTCAAGGGGGCAGCGGGGGGCCCCGCCCCCGACATATCTTTCTTACATATACCACCGATAAATGTGCGAACTTTTTACCTGTAAAGGTGAACAAGGCCGTTTTCAAGCGAAAAATTTATATGCGAAGTGCCACAGTGTAAGCTTTTTGAACAGCCATTCAAGCCTTAATGAGGCTTCAGAAGAGCCTATTCAAATTTGGCTTATTGGTTAAACTTCAGAAGGCTCATCAAAGGTAAGATCCCCATATGCTTTGCTTAAAAACGTCTCGACTTCTTCGGCGGTATGGAGAGAAAGGGCCTCTTCAGCAAGGCTTCTCAGTTCATTCGTAGAGAGCTGGGCGATCACCTTCTTGACTTGGGGGATGTAGCGGGAAGCGCAAGAGAATTTGCGGACCCCTAGGCCGAGAAGGAGGGGGGTCATCAGCGGATTGGAAGCCATCTCCCCACAAAGACTCACAGGGATTTCTTGTTTTTCTGATGCTTCGACAACCCGCTTAATCATCCGGAGAATGCTGGGATGCAAGGGCTTGTAGAAGGGCTGAACATCTTGGGTGGCTCGGTCGGCAGCTAGGGTATACTGCGTCAGGTCATTGGTTCCGATCGAGAGGAAGTCGCAGGCGCTGGCAAGGTGGTCACAGGTCATGACAGCTGAGGGCACTTCAATCATACACCCAATGGGAATCTCATCGGCAATTTCATGCCCCTCGGAGCGGAGCTGGAGGGCCGCTTCCTGAAGGAGCTCTTTTGATTCGAGGAGCTCGGAAACATCGGAGATCATCGGAAGGAGGATCCGGAGATCCCCATCGAGACTGACGCGGAGAAGGGCCCGAAGCTGTTGGACAAAGATCTCTTTATTGCGGAGGAGGAAGCGGATACCACGACAGCCAAGAGCGGGGTTGGGCTCTTCTTCGTAAAGGTTGACGTTCCCCTTGTCTCCCCCTACATCAAAGGTGCGGAAGATGACAGGCATCCCTTTCGCTTTTTCCATCACCTGTTGATAGAGGACAAACTGGTCTTCTTCGGAAAAGGTCTCGAGCTCTTTCCCAAAGAAAAGAAACTCGGAGCGGAAAAGGCCAATCCCTTCGGCTTTGTAGGGTCCTAGAAGGTCGAGGTCGGAGAGGTTTTCAATATTGGCAAAGACGGTTACCTTGGCTCCATCTTTGGTTTGGATCCCCTCTTCAGCTTCTTCAATGGTGGCCACTTTTTGGGCTTCATCCGTTTCTTGCTGCGACTGGTACTTGTCTAGGGTTGCTTTGGAGGGGTTGACAATCGCTGTCCCTGTCTTTCCGTCGATGATAACGGGAGAGCCTTTATAAGGGAAGAGTGCGTCGATGGAGATGTTAGCAACGTAAGGGACACCTTTAGAGCGGGCGATGAGGGCAGCATGGGAGGTGGTGCCCCCTATTTCGGTGACAAACCCTTTGACCTGCCCTTTGGAGGCCTCAGCGATGCTTGAGGGAACAAGCTCTTTGGTAAAGATGATCGAGTTGTCGGGAATGTCTTCGGTTTTTAATGCTTTGCGGGGATGGAGGTTGCGAAGGATCCGCTGGGAAAGGTCTTTGACATCTAAAAGACGTTGCTTGAAAAAGTTATCTTTGACCTTGGAAAATTCTTTTTCGTAGTCAACCATCACCGAGCGGAAGACGGTTTCGGTGTTTTTCATCCGTTGCCGAATTTTCTTTTCCATAAAGGTGGTCATGAAGGGATCTTCCAACATCTGAATGTGGGTATCGATAATGGAAACGGCTTCGCTCGATCCCTCTTTAGCAAGGAACCTTTGGAGGTCATGAAGATCTTCTCGACTCGAGTGAACGGCCCGTCGGTAACGGCCAATCTCTTTTTCAACTTCTGCAGTGGGAATAGAAAATTCGGGGACGATCTCTTCTTGAAATCCTTCTAAGAAAAAGAGACTGCCAATGGCAATGCCACCACTGATGGGTGCTCCTTCTAAGATAATTTCTTCAAGAGTGTCGGTCATTTAGGCACTTTCTCCAAATTTCGTGTTAAAGGCGTTTAGAAGTTCGTCTAAGGTCTCTTTTGCATCGGCCCCTTCGGCTTTGATTTTTAACTCTGCATTTTTGGGCGCTGCGAGAATCATAATACTCATAATGCTACGAGCATTGACCGACTGACCCTTATAAGTCAATGTAACTTTTGCATTTCTCTTCTGCAAAATTTTTGCAATCGTTGTTGCAGGGCGGACATGAAGACCGAG is a window from the Candidatus Neptunochlamydia vexilliferae genome containing:
- the ptsP gene encoding phosphoenolpyruvate--protein phosphotransferase, with amino-acid sequence MTDTLEEIILEGAPISGGIAIGSLFFLEGFQEEIVPEFSIPTAEVEKEIGRYRRAVHSSREDLHDLQRFLAKEGSSEAVSIIDTHIQMLEDPFMTTFMEKKIRQRMKNTETVFRSVMVDYEKEFSKVKDNFFKQRLLDVKDLSQRILRNLHPRKALKTEDIPDNSIIFTKELVPSSIAEASKGQVKGFVTEIGGTTSHAALIARSKGVPYVANISIDALFPYKGSPVIIDGKTGTAIVNPSKATLDKYQSQQETDEAQKVATIEEAEEGIQTKDGAKVTVFANIENLSDLDLLGPYKAEGIGLFRSEFLFFGKELETFSEEDQFVLYQQVMEKAKGMPVIFRTFDVGGDKGNVNLYEEEPNPALGCRGIRFLLRNKEIFVQQLRALLRVSLDGDLRILLPMISDVSELLESKELLQEAALQLRSEGHEIADEIPIGCMIEVPSAVMTCDHLASACDFLSIGTNDLTQYTLAADRATQDVQPFYKPLHPSILRMIKRVVEASEKQEIPVSLCGEMASNPLMTPLLLGLGVRKFSCASRYIPQVKKVIAQLSTNELRSLAEEALSLHTAEEVETFLSKAYGDLTFDEPSEV
- a CDS encoding HPr family phosphocarrier protein; amino-acid sequence: MEQECESTAKVKNKLGLHVRPATTIAKILQKRNAKVTLTYKGQSVNARSIMSIMILAAPKNAELKIKAEGADAKETLDELLNAFNTKFGESA